One segment of Ricinus communis isolate WT05 ecotype wild-type chromosome 8, ASM1957865v1, whole genome shotgun sequence DNA contains the following:
- the LOC8273764 gene encoding acid phosphatase 1 isoform X1: MALFQLLFLAIILATSHGSEMGVPHQIHLLRPQSGTAGHHVPGVSCLSWRLGVETNNIIGWTTVPAECEGYVGHYMLGHQYRKDSKIIADEAFLYAKSLELSGDGKDIWVFDIDETTLSNLPYYAEHGFGAEPYNSTLFNKWVVTSKAPALPESLSLYKRLLSLGIKIVFITGRTEDQRTVTTNNLKKAGYHTWMKLVLKTSSYSGKTAVFYKSSERGKLVKSGYRITGNIGDQWSDLLGTYTGNRTFKLPDPMYYIS, translated from the exons ATGGCACTGTTCCAACTCTTATTCCTGGCAATTATACTAGCAACTTCCCATGGCTCAGAAATGGGCGTTCCCCACCAAATCCACCTCCTTCGGCCACAATCCGGCACGGCGGGCCACCATGTTCCCGGTGTGTCCTGCCTAAGTTGGCGCCTAGGTGTGGAAACTAACAATATTATCGGATGGACAACAGTTCCTGCGGAATGTGAAGGGTACGTAGGGCACTACATGTTAGGACACCAATACAGAAAAGACTCTAAGATCATTGCCGACGAGGCTTTTCTATATGCTAAAAGTCTCGAGTTGTCTGGCGACGGCAAAGATATATGGGTCTTTGACATAGATGAGACTACACTCTCAAATTTACCTTACTATGCTGAGCATGGATTTGG GGCTGAACCCTATAATTCCACATTGTTTAACAAGTGGGTGGTCACAAGCAAAGCTCCAGCATTGCCAGAGTCTCTCAGCCTTTACAAAAGACTACTGTCTCTTGGGATTAAGATTGTCTTCATAACAGGAAGAACTGAAGACCAAAGGACTGTCACAACCAACAATCTGAAGAAAGCTGGATATCACACATGGATGAAGCTTGTACTAAA GACATCATCTTATTCAGGAAAGACAGCAGTTTTCTACAAATCAAGTGAAAGAGGAAAGCTTGTGAAGAGTGGATACAGAATTACTGGCAATATCGGCGATCAATGGAGTGATCTATTGGGGACATATACTGGAAATCGAACCTTCAAATTACCTGATCCAATGTACTACATCAGTTAG
- the LOC8273764 gene encoding stem 28 kDa glycoprotein isoform X2: protein MALFQLLFLAIILATSHGSEMGVPHQIHLLRPQSGTAGHHVPGVSCLSWRLGVETNNIIGWTTVPAECEGYVGHYMLGHQYRKDSKIIADEAFLYAKSLELSGDGKDIWVFDIDETTLSNLPYYAEHGFGAEPYNSTLFNKWVVTSKAPALPESLSLYKRLLSLGIKIVFITGRTEDQRTVTTNNLKKAGYHTWMKLVLKKDSSFLQIK from the exons ATGGCACTGTTCCAACTCTTATTCCTGGCAATTATACTAGCAACTTCCCATGGCTCAGAAATGGGCGTTCCCCACCAAATCCACCTCCTTCGGCCACAATCCGGCACGGCGGGCCACCATGTTCCCGGTGTGTCCTGCCTAAGTTGGCGCCTAGGTGTGGAAACTAACAATATTATCGGATGGACAACAGTTCCTGCGGAATGTGAAGGGTACGTAGGGCACTACATGTTAGGACACCAATACAGAAAAGACTCTAAGATCATTGCCGACGAGGCTTTTCTATATGCTAAAAGTCTCGAGTTGTCTGGCGACGGCAAAGATATATGGGTCTTTGACATAGATGAGACTACACTCTCAAATTTACCTTACTATGCTGAGCATGGATTTGG GGCTGAACCCTATAATTCCACATTGTTTAACAAGTGGGTGGTCACAAGCAAAGCTCCAGCATTGCCAGAGTCTCTCAGCCTTTACAAAAGACTACTGTCTCTTGGGATTAAGATTGTCTTCATAACAGGAAGAACTGAAGACCAAAGGACTGTCACAACCAACAATCTGAAGAAAGCTGGATATCACACATGGATGAAGCTTGTACTAAA GAAAGACAGCAGTTTTCTACAAATCAAGTGA